The candidate division WOR-3 bacterium genome includes the window CTGCTTGCGTAACGGGTTATAGCTTGCATCCGTTATTTCGAAAAAACCTGCGCGCAGGCTAGCAATATTTAGGCTTTCTTCTAATGACTATGCAATCACGTCGAAGTGATCTAAGTCTTTTTGTTGATATACCGCGGTCACTTTTCTTTGTCAAACTTCTTGATGAATGGTGTGAAGAGATCAATCGGCACGGGGAAGATTGTCGTGGAGTTCTTCTCGGTGGCCACTTTGGATAGTGTTTGGAGAAAACGGAGTTGAATGCCGACCGGTGTCTCACCGATAATCTTGGCCGCCCGGTTAATTTTGTCTGCGGCCTGAAATTCTCCTTCGGCATGTATCACCTTGGCTCTCCGTTCTCTTTCTGCTTCGGCTTGGCGAGCGATCGCCCTCTGCATGTCCTGAGGTATGTCGACATGTTTGATTTCGACCGTGGAAACCTTGATACCCCAGGGGTCGGTTTGCTGGTCGATTATCTTCTGTAGCCGGAGGTTGATTTTTTCCCGTTGCCCGAGTATCTCATCGAGTTCATATTCACCCAGCACGCTGCGCAGCGTCGTTTGCGCCAGCTGGCTTGTAGCATAGAGAAAATCTTCGACTTCGAGTATTGCCTTGGCCGGATCGAACACGCGGAAATAACCAACTGCATTCACCTTGATCGAGATATTATCCTTAGTGATGACATCCTGAGGTGGTACATCCATCGTGATCACGCGGAGTGCGACCTTAGTCATTTTGTCAATACCGGGAAAGAGGATGAATATGCCCGGGCCCTTGACCTTGATGAATCGGCCGAGTCGGAACACAATTGCTCGTTCATATTCCTTTAAAACCTTGATAGAACTCAGAATAATCAAAATAATCACTACGATTAGAATAGTGGTGACCCCCATGGGGACCTCCTTTTGGTATATTCTATGTAAAGTCCTGAGAAAGTCAAGACTCTGCAAAGACGTGCGATTTTTCCCGAATACAACCGGGAAATTGACATTTTCTCAATTCTGGCTAAATTAAACCATGATTCTATTATCGTTCTGAATCTTTTCGTTTTTTATACAGTCATACGTTACAAAGCAAATAGATTTGCCAAGAAGTTGTTTGGCAAGTAAAACAAATGATGGCAAGCTGGTTTGTTCGAGAGATCTGTCTGCGTTTCTAACTCGCTATCCCCTCCCCCTATTTCTAACTTCGAAACCCAATGAAGACCACACCTAACGCACCTATTATCATCTTTTCTACTGTTGCTCCTCCAACACAGCATTCACCGCAGCTTGATCGAGTTCGTACCATGAACCTGTTGCGGCATCAACTATAATAGGAACAAGACCAAATAGGACATCGAGAACGATCCAACCGACACCGACATGATTTGTTATTGTATAGGTCTTAGGGTCATAGCCATCTTTCTTGAATTCAATCGTATAGGTTCTTTTGGACTCCAACTTCAGGTTTATTGGTGTAGTGCCCATCAGGCTGCCGTTAACATAGACTTGCTCGCCAACAGGGTCGGAGTTGAAGTCAACATTGTTGTGGGCACCCTTGAAAATTGTGGCACATCCTCCGAGTATGTGTACACCGATTATCACAACAACCATCACCGTGCTTAATGCAACCATTTTCTTTAATTGTGCAATCTGTGTCAAGTCTTGTTCCGCCTTATTCATGCGCTCTTCTCCCCTACTTAATTGCTATACTCATATCCTCTGTTAACAATCAAAAAAAAACATCCCCATGACATTCGTTAAATTCTAAGTAAATTATTATTGTGTAAAGACGATGCACGGAGGTCGTTGTATGGCCAAGACAGAAAGCGATATTATAGAATATATCAAGAACTACATTGACGGGTATGGCGGAGATTATCCATCCTGGTATGTCGGCATTGCCGAAAACCCGAGGGAAAGGCTTATCAAAGGGCACAGATTGGATATCAATAATGACCTGTGGATATTCAGCACCGCAGAGAGTGCTCATGCTGCAAGGAGGATCGAGCGGCACTTCGCTGATATTTTAAAAACAGACGGCGGCATGGGTGGCGGTGCTGATACCGATTGCTGCGTATATGTCTATAAGAAAAATCCCCACACTGACCCCTAGTAACTCGCATAGCGAATAGTCATATTCATTCGGAACTTGCCCTGCGAAA containing:
- a CDS encoding slipin family protein; translation: MGVTTILIVVIILIILSSIKVLKEYERAIVFRLGRFIKVKGPGIFILFPGIDKMTKVALRVITMDVPPQDVITKDNISIKVNAVGYFRVFDPAKAILEVEDFLYATSQLAQTTLRSVLGEYELDEILGQREKINLRLQKIIDQQTDPWGIKVSTVEIKHVDIPQDMQRAIARQAEAERERRAKVIHAEGEFQAADKINRAAKIIGETPVGIQLRFLQTLSKVATEKNSTTIFPVPIDLFTPFIKKFDKEK
- a CDS encoding PEGA domain-containing protein, giving the protein MNKAEQDLTQIAQLKKMVALSTVMVVVIIGVHILGGCATIFKGAHNNVDFNSDPVGEQVYVNGSLMGTTPINLKLESKRTYTIEFKKDGYDPKTYTITNHVGVGWIVLDVLFGLVPIIVDAATGSWYELDQAAVNAVLEEQQ